The genome window CGTCCCGCCAGCAAGGAAAGGCTGGGCTAACCTGCACCTTTGCCTCTCTGTGCTCATCCGTGACGATGAGTGCTCAGATGCCGGACGGGTGATGGTGGGGCCCGCGAGGCTCTGCGCGACGGTTTCGGGGGGACAGATCCGCACAGGGGGCGCCCCGAGAGGAGAGGCACCGTATGGCCATCGCCTGCAGTCCCCCCGTGCCGGCGCCCGAGGACGCCGCCCGACCCAGGGAACGGGCGCGTGGCGCGTTGCTCGGTCTCGCCGTCGGGGACGCGCTGGGGGCGCCCGCCGAGAACCTGAAGCCGTCCGAGATCCGGGCCCGCTGGGGCCGCATCACGGGGTTCGTCACCGAGCAGCCGTGCGGCACGGACGACACCGAGTACGCCATCTTCTCGGGGCTGCTGCTGGCCCGGCACGGCTCGGCGCTCACCGTGGCGCATGTGGAGGCGGCCTGGCACGAGTGGATCGCGGACCGGGACGAGGGGCCGTTCCGGGGGGCGGGCTTCAGCGAGCGCGGGACGCTGGAGAACCTGCGCCGGGGCCTTTCCGCCCCCGTCTCCGCGCAGCACCGGCACGCCTGGAGCGACGGGCTCGCCATGCGTGCGGCGCCCTTCGGGGTGTTCGCCGCGGGCCGCCCGGCCGAGGCGGCGCGGCTGGTGGCGATCGACGGCTCGGTGAGCCATGAGGGCGAGGGCATCCACGGCGGCCGGGCGGTCGCGGCCGGCGTCGCGGCGGCGATGACCGGAGCGTCGACGAGCGCCGTGGTGGCCTCGGCCCTCGCGGCCGTCCCCGAGGACTCGTGGACGGCCCGCTCGCTGCGCCGCGCGGTCGCCGTGGCCCACCGGGGCGCCCGCGCGGTCCGCTCCGCCGTGGCGATCGACGGCTACCCCTGGACGGACCTCGCGCCAGAGGCGGTCGCCCTGGCGTTCGGCGCGTACGTGGCGGCAGGCGGCGACTTCCGGGAGTCGGTGCTCGCCGCGGTCAACATGGGCCGCGACGCCGACACCACGGCGGCGGTCGCGGGCGCCCTGGCGGGCGCGTCCCGCGGGATCGCGGCGATCCCTCGGGAGTGGGCGGCGGCGATCGGCCCGGCACGAGGCCGCTGCCTGCCGTCCGTGCAGGGGCACCACGTCCTGGACGTGGCCGATCTGCTGACGCCGGGGGACGGGGGAAGTGGGCCGCGGGGGTCCGCGGGCGGAGGGCCGCCGGGGTCCGCGGGGGAGAGCCGCCGGGTTCCGCGAGGAGAGGGTCGCTCAGTCCCGCGGGGCCGGGGGCGCGGGGGTCCCGGAGACGGGGCTGGGCGTGCGGGGCGACGGAGCCGTGCGGCTCGACGGCCAAGGAGCCGAACCCCGTGACGGCCAGGGATGCGTGCGGCTCGACGGCCAAGGAGCCGAACCCCGTGACGGCCAGGGATGCGTGCGGCTCGACGGCCAAGGAGCCGAACCCCGTGACGGCCAGGGATGCGTACGGCTCGACGGCCAAGGAGCCGAACCCCGTGACGGCCAGGGAGCCGAACCCCGTGACGGCGAGGAAGACGTGCTGCGTGACGTACGTACGCCACTCGGTGCGGTGCCGTACGACCAGGCGCAGGTGGAGCCGTGAGCGGGCCTCGGCGGATCGAGGGTCTGCTGCTCGGGCTCGCCGTCGGTGATGCCGCCGGGTGGCCCGCCGCCCGGCACCGGGCCGCACGGATGCCCGAGTGGACCCGGCGGCTGACCCGGGAACTCGACACCTTCGCCGAGGAGAACGCGACCACCACCCTGCCGGTGCCGATCGCCCTCAACCAGTCGCCGCAGCCGTTGCGGCTCGGGCCGTCGGACGACGCGGAGTGGGCGGCGTTCACGGCCGAGGCCCTGCTGCGCGCCGAGGATGCCGACGCGCTCGGCGGCCTCGACCGGCAGCGCGGACTACGAGCCGCCCTCGACCGGAGTTGGAACGCCCTCGCCACGGAGGTCGCCGCCGCGGCCGACCACGCCCCCGGGGCCGAGACGGCCCTCATGCCGTTGCGCGCCCGGATCTCCGTCCGGGCGGGCCTCGGCAACCTCGCCACCGGGCTGCGCCCGCCCGCCACCGGTCACGACAACCCGCACTACTTCGACGACGCTGCCTGCGTACGGGCCTGCGTGCTCGCCATGGCCCACCCGGGCGAGCCCTCAGTCGCCGCCGAGCTCGCCGAGTTCGACGCCCGCTACACCCAGGACGGCGACGGGGTGCA of Streptomyces cynarae contains these proteins:
- a CDS encoding ADP-ribosylglycohydrolase family protein; the encoded protein is MAIACSPPVPAPEDAARPRERARGALLGLAVGDALGAPAENLKPSEIRARWGRITGFVTEQPCGTDDTEYAIFSGLLLARHGSALTVAHVEAAWHEWIADRDEGPFRGAGFSERGTLENLRRGLSAPVSAQHRHAWSDGLAMRAAPFGVFAAGRPAEAARLVAIDGSVSHEGEGIHGGRAVAAGVAAAMTGASTSAVVASALAAVPEDSWTARSLRRAVAVAHRGARAVRSAVAIDGYPWTDLAPEAVALAFGAYVAAGGDFRESVLAAVNMGRDADTTAAVAGALAGASRGIAAIPREWAAAIGPARGRCLPSVQGHHVLDVADLLTPGDGGSGPRGSAGGGPPGSAGESRRVPRGEGRSVPRGRGRGGPGDGAGRAGRRSRAARRPRSRTP
- a CDS encoding ADP-ribosylglycohydrolase family protein, producing MSGPRRIEGLLLGLAVGDAAGWPAARHRAARMPEWTRRLTRELDTFAEENATTTLPVPIALNQSPQPLRLGPSDDAEWAAFTAEALLRAEDADALGGLDRQRGLRAALDRSWNALATEVAAAADHAPGAETALMPLRARISVRAGLGNLATGLRPPATGHDNPHYFDDAACVRACVLAMAHPGEPSVAAELAEFDARYTQDGDGVHGARAMAAALSLALSGEALDNCVRAALAELPESTEIGRNARHALKLAHDGEGAFRVVPLLEHQIVDHVYSYGVAAAETVPVALALATAAQGRIAEAVPAAACLSRVADSAPALAGALTGALGGGAAIPSSWRDACRTLAGCALPHLTGTDLVHLAELLETTELAAAGG